AGAAACTCGTATTCCTGGCGTTTTGATTTTTTCACCCAGAGCGTTGCCCTTAGCAGCTTGGATGTCTGGTTTAGAGTTGGCATTTTTAAGATTTGACACCAGCAAAGGGGAGAGATTGGTTTTAGAAACTGGTGTGACTGAAAGCTGGATTTTAGCAAATATTAAGAATCCCCAAACTTTAGCTGAAGCTAAAGGTTTTGAAGAGTCCAAGCAAAAAGCTAATGGAGTGCATTTTATAGGAGTGCAGTCCGATCCCCAAGCAGAATCTTTTGCTGGTTTTTGGCTGTTGCAAGAAATAAATATAGTTTGAGAGTGGGGCATAGGGCATTGAAAGTGCTGAGTGCTGAGTGCTGAGTTAGGAGTTTTTCTCCTCTGCCCCCCCTGCTCCCCCTGCTCCTCTGCCCCCCTTGCTCCCTGCCCCCCCACTCCTGCTTATGACTAGCCCCCAAAACCTGGAATTAAACGCTTCAGCGCTCGGCCTGCAACATCGCCATAGCGCAGTTCTCCACAGAGAATCTTACCCATGATCTGAGCGCCGGAGGGACGCTTGACACCAACTTTATAGCTAATGCCGGGAAAGCGATAAAATGCTCCAGCTAATTTTTGCGCCCAAGCCATTTCACTACCCCATTGCTCATTGATGGCATTGCTGTATTTTTCTAAAGCGTCGAAATCACCAGCAAGGGCTTCATTAATAGCTCCCGCTGCTAGCAATCCGCTAAAAATTGAGGGACGAATACCTTCTGCTGTCATGGGGTCAACAACACAAGCAGCTTCCCCTGCCAAAACGGCATTTTGAGTATGCAAGTTTTGAGTGCCATCCCATATAGAAATGGGGTGACCATACTGCTTGCTAGTTTTAATATCTACATTGAACGATCGCGCGTACTCATCCAAAATCTTTTTGAAGTCTTGGCGTTCACCGCCGATAAATGTACCTACGCCAATTGAATAACCATCAGCTTTGGGGAAGTTCCAAATATAGCCGTTTTTCACCAAGCCGAACTCGAAGTGAATGGTGGATTTATCTTCTACAACAGCAGGAACTTCTGCTTCTAAAGCCCCAGCTAAGCGGCGTTTGCGGTCTTTGAAGCCTAGCCATTTTGCCATCGGCCCTTTAGCACCATCAGCCGCGATTAAGTAGCGACCTGTAACTGGGCCATTGGCTGTGTTAACTTGCCAATGGTCGCTTTTAAACTCAATACCTGTTACTTCTGTGTTGTCTTGGAGTTCAGCGCCTTGCTTCTGGGCTTGCTGTACTAGGAAATGGTCAAAAACATCTCGCCGCACCATCCAGACTGGTTCTTTTGTGGCGATTTTCGCTTCCACAGGATCACCCAATTTCCAGGTAAAGCGCAAGGAGTCTACTTTCACAGAAATCGCCGGACTAAAGTCAAAGTCAAACCATTGAGCGATCGCTGGCGATACACCACCACCACAAGGTTTATATCTTGGTAAGGATTCTTTTTCTAATACTAATACTGAGCGCCCTTGCTTGGCTAAATGATATGCAGCTGTTCCACCAGCTGGCCCAGCGCCGACGATGATGCAGTCGTACATATGGCTAAATTTTGGCTCCTAAATTTGTTAATTTTTTTGTTTTTTTAGGAAATATTGGCCATTTAGATAAATTTTAGTAAATATCCCCAAAAAGAATAAATGCTGAAGAATCATCGATAAATTCTTCAGCATTTATTCTTTATACATCACACTTTAGACAGTTGAGATGTCTTTTTCTTTTTCTGCCAATAATTCGTCTATTTTAGCAGTGTACTTGTTTGTCAGTTTTTGCAGTTTGTCTTGCTGGTCGCGTGCTTCGTCTTCGGAAATTTCAGCGTTTTTTTCCTGTTTGCGAATGGCATCTATGGCATCGCGACGAATGTTACGAATGCCAATGCGACCTTCTTCGGCATACTTAGCAGCAATTTTGACAAATTCTTTACGCCGATCGCTTGTTAATGGCGGAATATTTAGCCTAATTACAGAACCATCGTTGCTGGGGGTTAATCCCACATCTGACAGGGAAATCGCCTTTTCGACCAGATTTAAGCTGCTGCGATCGTAAGGCTGAATCAGAATCGTTGTGGCATCTGGTGTGCTAATGTTTGCCAGTGACTTCAAGGGCGTAGGCGAACCGTAGTAGTCTACTGCTACTTTATCTAGTAAACTCGCATTGGCGCGACCAGTGCGAATTGTGTTAAAAGCACGTTGAGTCGCCTCAACAGTCTTTTGCATCGTACTTTCAGCTTCAGCTAATGTCACAAGAACCTC
This region of Nostoc sp. UHCC 0302 genomic DNA includes:
- the frr gene encoding ribosome recycling factor — encoded protein: MTLAEAESTMQKTVEATQRAFNTIRTGRANASLLDKVAVDYYGSPTPLKSLANISTPDATTILIQPYDRSSLNLVEKAISLSDVGLTPSNDGSVIRLNIPPLTSDRRKEFVKIAAKYAEEGRIGIRNIRRDAIDAIRKQEKNAEISEDEARDQQDKLQKLTNKYTAKIDELLAEKEKDISTV
- a CDS encoding geranylgeranyl reductase family protein; the encoded protein is MYDCIIVGAGPAGGTAAYHLAKQGRSVLVLEKESLPRYKPCGGGVSPAIAQWFDFDFSPAISVKVDSLRFTWKLGDPVEAKIATKEPVWMVRRDVFDHFLVQQAQKQGAELQDNTEVTGIEFKSDHWQVNTANGPVTGRYLIAADGAKGPMAKWLGFKDRKRRLAGALEAEVPAVVEDKSTIHFEFGLVKNGYIWNFPKADGYSIGVGTFIGGERQDFKKILDEYARSFNVDIKTSKQYGHPISIWDGTQNLHTQNAVLAGEAACVVDPMTAEGIRPSIFSGLLAAGAINEALAGDFDALEKYSNAINEQWGSEMAWAQKLAGAFYRFPGISYKVGVKRPSGAQIMGKILCGELRYGDVAGRALKRLIPGFGG